The following is a genomic window from Nguyenibacter vanlangensis.
GAAGCCCGCTCCGCGCTATTGCGCGGGGGCGCCGTCGGCGAAGATGGCGACGTGGGAGATCCCGTCGCGTCCGATCCAGGCCCGGTACATGCCGCTGGTATTGAACGGCGTCGCGATATTTCCCTGCGCGTCGACCAGGATGGCGCCGCCATTGCCGCCCAGGGCGGGAATTTCGTGGTTGATGACGTCGTCCGCCGCGTGGGCCAGCGGTTCATGCAGCAGGGTGACGCGCATGCAGATCTCGTGCGCCGCCACCGTGCGGATATAGAACTCGCCCCAGCCCGTCCCGGACATGGCGCAGCCCGCATTGGCATAGGTACCGGCGCCGATCAGCGGAGAATCGCCGACGCGGCCCCAGAGTTTGTCCGTCATGCCGCCCGTCGAAGTGCCGGCGGCCAGATGCCCGTCCCGATCCAGCGCCACGGCCCCGACCGTGCCGAAATGGCGGTCGGTCGTTTCGTCCGCGTGCCGGACATGGGCGGCGTCTTCCCGCAGGGCCTTCTGCAACTGGTCCCAGCGCCGCCGGGTCCAGAAATAGGACGGATCGACCAGGTCGATGTCCTGCGCCCTGGCGAATGCCTCGGCCCCCTGCCCGATCAGCAGGACATGTTTCGAATGCTCCATGACCGCGCGGGCCAGGGTGATCGGGTTGCGGACGTGCCGCACGCCGGCCACCGCCCCGGCCTGCAGGGTCGCGCCGTCCATGATGGCCGCATCCATTTCGTTGTGCCCGTCATGGGTGAAGACGGCCCCCTTGCCGGCATTGAAGTTCGGGTCGTCCTCGAGCACGCGGATGGAAGCGACCACCGCGTCCTTGGCGGGCTTGCCGGCCTTCAGCACCGCGTATCCGGCATCCAGGGCGCGGGCCAGGGCCGCCTTGACGATCTTCTGGCGCTCGGGCGACATGTCGGCCTTGATCACGCCGGCTCCGCCATGGATGACCAGGACGGGTATCGCCTCGGCCCGTGCGGCGGCAGGCCGCAGCGCCGCCGACAGGGCCATGACAGCCAGCAAGACCGTCGATAACGACGCTGGAAGCAGTCTGCTGGTGGCCTGCCGATCCGAGAAATTCCCGTGAGAATTCCTCGGGCAGGACACTGGCCGGGTCATCGTGAATCCGCGCATGTCGCTCCCTTCGTTTCGCGCAGATTAACACCGGGGCGGCGCCGGGCAAGGGGAAACGGGATATTCGATATTTTCGTTAAATCTTCCGGATATTTCCTGCAAGGAGTCGCGTTGACTTCCTTTTTGTTCCGAACGTAGAATGTTGCCAATGCATTCGTTTCGTACCGGAGAGCGCATCATGAGCGGCCTGATCACGGAGGAAGGTCAAGACGACCTGCTGGAACGCGGATATTCGCGGCGGCAGTTCGGCCGGGTGGCCGCCCTGCTGGGCATGCAGTCGGCGGCGATCGCCGCTGCATTCCCGCATCTGCTCGGCGCGGCCGAGGCGCGCGAGATGCCGGCGGACCGCGACAAGTCGGGCATGATCCGCATCGGCAGCAACGAGTGCTGGACCGGGCCGTTTCCGGCCGGCATCGCGGCCGGCGAGGCGGCGGTCCGGCTGGGAAATCGTTACGAACCCACCCATATGCGCCGAACCCTGATCGAGAACGTCGCCGCGGTCGAGAACGTGCCGGCGTCGCATATCCTGCCGTGGCCGGGTTCGAGCGATCCGCTGTCGCGGGTGATCGTGACCTTCTGCTCGCCGACGCGCGGCCTGGTGACGGCGAACCCGACCTATGAAGCGGCATGGCGGACCGCCGACTGGCTGCAGGCAAAATCCACGACGGTGCCGCTGAAGGCCGCCAATCGTTACGCCGTCGACGTGCGGGCGCTGCTGGCGGCCGATCCGCATGCCGGGGTCTATTATATCTGCTCGCCCAACAACCCGACCGGGACCCTGACGCCGATCGCGGACATCGCCTGGTTGCTGGACAACAAGCCCGCGGGCTCGATCGTGCTGGTCGACGAGGCCTATATCCATTTCGCGGGGACGCAGAGCGCGGCTTCGCTGGTGACGCGGTCCAAGGACATCATCGTGCTGCGGACATTTTCCAAATTGTTCGGCATGGCGGGTCTGCGGCTGGGGCTGAGCCTGGCGCATCCGGAGACGCACCAGAAAATGATGCGCTATGACGGCGCGAACCAGAGTGGCACGCTGTCGATCGTGGCCCTGGCCGCCGGCGGCGCCAGCGTATTGCGGGCGCAGGACATCGTCGCGCGCCGCAACGAGATGATCGCCGCGCGCGAGGAGACCTTCGCCTTTCTCAAAAAACGGGGGGTCAGCTTCATTCCGAGCCAGGCGAACATGTTCATGATCGACTGGAAGAAGCCTGCGGCGCCGATCAGGCAGGCCTTTGCCGCGCAGAATATCGATATCGGCCGGTCGTGGACACTCTGGCCGAACTGTTCGCGCATCACCGTCGGGTCGGCGGCGGACATGAAGGCGTTCTGCGGCGCGCTGGACAAGATCGTGGCCTGAGAACCCGGCGGCGCGGTGATCGCGGTCACGGCGTGAGCGGGTGCGTCAGAGGGCCGTGCCGCGCGGCAGGAACCGTTCGACGAGTGCTGCGAACAGGGCGGAGCCGTAGGGAATCGCCGCGTCATTGAAATCGTAGCGCGGGTGATGCAGCCCTTCGCCGGGGCCGTTGCCGATCCGCAGGAAGCTGCCGGGCACGCGGTCGAGCATGTAGGCAAAATCCTCGGACCCCATGACGGCGGGCGCGTCGGGATCGACCTGGTCGGCACCGACCAGAGCCATGGCGGTCTCGGCCGCGAAAGCGGTCTGGCGGGGATCGTTGCACAGGGGAATGAAGGTCGGCCCGAATGCGAGAACCGCCGTCGCGCCGAAGGCGGCGGCCACGTTTTCGGTGATGCGGTGCATCGCGGCCTGCATGTCGGCCAGCACCGCCTTCGACATGCCGCGCAGCGTGCCGCCGACCCGGGCAGTCTGCGGAATGACGTTATGCGCGTCGCCCCCGACGATCTTCGTCACGCTGATGACCGCCGGCTCGCGCGGCGACACGGTGCGCGAGACGATGGATTGCAGGGCGGTGACGATATGGCACGCCACCAGGACGGGATCGATGCCGGCCTCGGGGCGGGCGGCGTGCGCGCCGACGCCGGTGATCGTGATGTCGAAGAAGCCGCCACCCGCCATGGCCGGTCCGGGCGTCAGGCGGAATTCGCCGACCGGCAGGTCCGGCTGGTTGTGCATGCCGAAGATCGCATCGCAGGGAAACCGCTCGAACAGCCCGTCCTGCAGCATGGCCAGTGCTCCGCCGCATCCTTCCTCGCCCGGCTGGAAGATGAAATGGACGGTTCCATTGAAATTGCGGGTCCGGGCGAGGTAGCGCGCGGCGCCCAGCAGCATGGTCGTGTGTCCGTCATGGCCGCAGGCATGCATGCGGCCCGCGATCTGGCTGCGCCACGGGGCGTCGCCTGCCTCGTGCATCGGCAGGGCGTCCATGTCGGCGCGCAGGCCGATCGCGCCGGCGCCGTTGCCGGCGCGCAGCACCCCGACGACGCCGGTCTGACCGACGCCGCGATGGACCTCGATCCCCCATTCCTGCAGAAACCTTGCGACCTCGGCCGCGGTGCGATGTTCGACCATGCCCAGTTCGGGATGGGCATGGAGGTCGCGGCGGATGGCGGTCAGTTCATCGGCATCGCGGGCGATGGCTTCGACGAGGGACATCGGATGATCTCCTGTTGCGAGAGGATCAGGCCGCCTGTTCGACGACCAGCGGCGGCTGCACATCGGCCGGAATGGGGCTGACATAGGGCTGGCGCTTCAGGCGTTCTGCATGATCATGCTTCGCGCGCGCCAGAAGCGTCTCGTCGCGCAGCACGTCGGCGGCCGTGGCCGCCATCACTTTGGCGACATGCACCATGCCCTTGTGGGCCAGGGGGGACTTGCCCTGGGCGGTCAACTGCCAGGAATGGAAGGGCGTCCCGATCGCGCAGGTGGCGCCCAGGGCCTGCACGGTGGGCACGACCCAGCTGACATCGCCGACATCGGTCGAACCCAGCATCGACCGGCCGCGCGTCTCGGACCAGGGAAGGATCGTGTCACAGAGCGGCTTGTCCGGATCCACCGGCAGGTCCATCGCCTTGAAGGCGGCAGCGATTTCCTCCTTCGTCAAGGTCGCCCGGATGGAGGTGGCGAAAATCCGGTCGGCCTCGTCGAACGGGGGTGGGCCGAGACGTTCGAGATTGGCCTGCATGGCGGCTTCGAGTGGAGGATTGCCCAGCAGGTTCGCCATGCCGCTGATGACCTGGCTGGTCACGGTGGTTTCGGTCATCAGCGCCGCACCGTCGGCGATCTTGCGGACCCGGTCGGCCAGGGCGAGCATGTCGTCGAGTTCGGTCGCGCGGACGGTGTAGCGGATGACCGTCCTCGATTGGACGACGTTGGGCGCGACCCCGCCGGCATCCTGATAGGCGTAGTGGATGCGCGAGCTGGGCAACATATGTTCGCGCAGGTAATTCACCCCGATATTGAGCAATTCAGCGGCATCCAGGGCCGAGCGGCCGAGGAAGGGAGCCGCAGCGGCATGCGATGCGCGGCCGGTAAAGGTGAAATCGATCCGCAGATTCGCGAGGGAGGCCGGCGGGAAGATCGTGGCGAAATGCGATGGATGCCAGGTGATGGCGACATCGACATCATCGAACACGCCCGCGCGGACCATGAAGCCCTTGCCGGCGCCGCCTTCCTCGGCCGGGCAGCCGTAATAGCGCACGCGTCCGGGCGTGCCGGTGGCGGCCAGCCAATCCTTGACGGCGGTCGCCGCCAGCAGGGAAGCCGAGCCGAGCAGGTTATGCCCGCAGCCGTGACCATTGCCGTCGCCCGCCAGGGGCTGGTGCGCAGCCACGCCGGCTGCCTGGCTGAGGCCCGGCAGGGCGTCATATTCGCCGAGGAAGGCGATGACCGGGCCGCCGTCGCCGGCCTCACCCATCACGGCGGTCGGCAGGCCGCCGACATCGTGCGCGACACGGAAGCCTTCGCGCCGCAATGCCTCGGCGTGCAGGGCGCACGAACGGAATTCGCCGTAATTCAATTCGGGGATATCCCATACCGCATCGCTCAGTGCGATCATGGGCTGATGCCGGGCTTCGACGAAATTCCAGATGGTATCGGTATTCTTCATTCAGGTTCTCCACGATGATCCGGCCATGCGGCGATACGCGTCATGGCGTGTTGCGACGCGGCAATCCGCGCTCGACGATTCGGGCATAGAGCGCGGCGCCATAGGGTGTTGTTTCGTCATTGTAATCATAAAGCGGGTGATGGGGCGCCGCGCCGTCTCCGCCGCCGGCCAGGATGTAGGCGCCGGGCACTTTTTCCAGCATGAAGCCAAAATCCTCGGACCCCATGACCGGCTGGGCGTCGCGATCGACATGGGTCTCTCCGACGAGTTCGGCCGCCGCGTCCGCATAGTCTTGGGCGTGGCGCAGGTCATTGACGGTAGGCGCGAAAATGAGCCGGAAATCCAGTTCGGCCCTGGCGCCGAACGCGGCGGCGATCCCGTCTGCCGTGCGCGCGATCAGCGTCTTGATCTGCTCCATGATGGACGATTTGAAACAGCGGACCGTGCCGCCGATGGTCACGCTGTGCGGAATAACGTTATAGGCGTCGCCGCCGCTCATTTTCGTCACGCTGACCACCGCGACGTCGGCAGGCGGCACGTTGCGGGAAACGATCGATTGCAACGCCGAGATCAATTGCCCGGCGACCAGGACGGGATCGATACTATCCTCGGGGCGGGCGCCATGTGCGCCCTTGCCGGTAATGACGACGTCGAAAAACGCGCCGCCCGCCATGGCCAGTCCCGGCGCGATCGAAAAGGCGCCGACCGGCAGGCCCGGCCGGTTATGCATGCCGAACAGGGCGTCGGACGGGAACCGTTCCAGCAGGCCGTCGGCCAACATGGCCAGGGCGCCGCCGACGCCTTCCTCGCCCGGTTGGAAGATGAAATTCACGGTGCCGTCGAAATGCCGGGTTTCGGCGAGATAGCGGGCCGCGCCCAGCAGCATGGTCGTATGGCCGTCATGCCCGCAGGCGTGCATGACGCCCGGCTTCGTCGAGCGATAGCTGAGCTGGCTGGCTTCGTGCATCGGCAGGGCATCCATGTCGGCCCGCAAGCCGATCGAGCCGGCGCCGTTCCCCGCGCGCAATACGCCGACGACGCCGGTACCGCCGATACCACGGTGCACTTCGATTCCCCATTCGCCGAGCTTGCGCGCGACGAGGTCGGACGTGCGGTATTCCTGCATCCCGATTTCCGGATGCGCGTGCAGGTCCTGCCGAAAGGCCGCCATCTCGTCGTAATGTCGTTTCATGAATGCGAGAGCCGACATGGGTTCTTCCTGCTGGATGGGGTCGGTTACAGTTCGACTGCGAGCGGCACGGGATCGGGACGGGCGGACCGCGTGCCATGCGCCACCCGCCGGTTCAGCAGCAGCAAGGCCGCGACGTAGAGCGGGCTGGCCGCGATTGCCACATAGGCGGGAACCATGACATCGCCGGTCCTAGCGATCAGCCAGGTCACGAAAGGCTGTGTCGAGCCGCCGAAGATCGACACGGCCGACGCATAGACCACGCCGAAGATGAACGCACGCCGATGGTCGGACAGGGCATTCATCATGATTTCGAAGGCCGGCCCCGTGGTCACGCCCGCGGACGCGAACATGAAGACGTTCAGCAGGACCTGGCTGGCCATTCCGGGGCAGAACACGGCGAAATGATAGAGCGGATAAGCCATGACGACATTGGCGAATCCCGTGGAGATGAGCACCCGGGCGGGCGGCCTGTGGGCCAGAAAGCGGATTCCGACACCCATGGCGCCGATGCCGGCGGCCAGGCCGAGGCACATGCCCAGCATGCCTGTACGCGGGGGCAGGTGCAGAACGGCGATCGCGTAGCTGACGCCGAACTGACGCAGGTAATTGGTGATGGTCCCGCTGGTGACCGCCAGGAACAGGAAAAGGACGAT
Proteins encoded in this region:
- a CDS encoding isoaspartyl peptidase/L-asparaginase; this encodes MALSAALRPAAARAEAIPVLVIHGGAGVIKADMSPERQKIVKAALARALDAGYAVLKAGKPAKDAVVASIRVLEDDPNFNAGKGAVFTHDGHNEMDAAIMDGATLQAGAVAGVRHVRNPITLARAVMEHSKHVLLIGQGAEAFARAQDIDLVDPSYFWTRRRWDQLQKALREDAAHVRHADETTDRHFGTVGAVALDRDGHLAAGTSTGGMTDKLWGRVGDSPLIGAGTYANAGCAMSGTGWGEFYIRTVAAHEICMRVTLLHEPLAHAADDVINHEIPALGGNGGAILVDAQGNIATPFNTSGMYRAWIGRDGISHVAIFADGAPAQ
- a CDS encoding pyridoxal phosphate-dependent aminotransferase, with the translated sequence MSGLITEEGQDDLLERGYSRRQFGRVAALLGMQSAAIAAAFPHLLGAAEAREMPADRDKSGMIRIGSNECWTGPFPAGIAAGEAAVRLGNRYEPTHMRRTLIENVAAVENVPASHILPWPGSSDPLSRVIVTFCSPTRGLVTANPTYEAAWRTADWLQAKSTTVPLKAANRYAVDVRALLAADPHAGVYYICSPNNPTGTLTPIADIAWLLDNKPAGSIVLVDEAYIHFAGTQSAASLVTRSKDIIVLRTFSKLFGMAGLRLGLSLAHPETHQKMMRYDGANQSGTLSIVALAAGGASVLRAQDIVARRNEMIAAREETFAFLKKRGVSFIPSQANMFMIDWKKPAAPIRQAFAAQNIDIGRSWTLWPNCSRITVGSAADMKAFCGALDKIVA
- a CDS encoding M20 aminoacylase family protein, whose amino-acid sequence is MSLVEAIARDADELTAIRRDLHAHPELGMVEHRTAAEVARFLQEWGIEVHRGVGQTGVVGVLRAGNGAGAIGLRADMDALPMHEAGDAPWRSQIAGRMHACGHDGHTTMLLGAARYLARTRNFNGTVHFIFQPGEEGCGGALAMLQDGLFERFPCDAIFGMHNQPDLPVGEFRLTPGPAMAGGGFFDITITGVGAHAARPEAGIDPVLVACHIVTALQSIVSRTVSPREPAVISVTKIVGGDAHNVIPQTARVGGTLRGMSKAVLADMQAAMHRITENVAAAFGATAVLAFGPTFIPLCNDPRQTAFAAETAMALVGADQVDPDAPAVMGSEDFAYMLDRVPGSFLRIGNGPGEGLHHPRYDFNDAAIPYGSALFAALVERFLPRGTAL
- a CDS encoding M20 family metallopeptidase — its product is MKNTDTIWNFVEARHQPMIALSDAVWDIPELNYGEFRSCALHAEALRREGFRVAHDVGGLPTAVMGEAGDGGPVIAFLGEYDALPGLSQAAGVAAHQPLAGDGNGHGCGHNLLGSASLLAATAVKDWLAATGTPGRVRYYGCPAEEGGAGKGFMVRAGVFDDVDVAITWHPSHFATIFPPASLANLRIDFTFTGRASHAAAAPFLGRSALDAAELLNIGVNYLREHMLPSSRIHYAYQDAGGVAPNVVQSRTVIRYTVRATELDDMLALADRVRKIADGAALMTETTVTSQVISGMANLLGNPPLEAAMQANLERLGPPPFDEADRIFATSIRATLTKEEIAAAFKAMDLPVDPDKPLCDTILPWSETRGRSMLGSTDVGDVSWVVPTVQALGATCAIGTPFHSWQLTAQGKSPLAHKGMVHVAKVMAATAADVLRDETLLARAKHDHAERLKRQPYVSPIPADVQPPLVVEQAA
- a CDS encoding M20 aminoacylase family protein produces the protein MSALAFMKRHYDEMAAFRQDLHAHPEIGMQEYRTSDLVARKLGEWGIEVHRGIGGTGVVGVLRAGNGAGSIGLRADMDALPMHEASQLSYRSTKPGVMHACGHDGHTTMLLGAARYLAETRHFDGTVNFIFQPGEEGVGGALAMLADGLLERFPSDALFGMHNRPGLPVGAFSIAPGLAMAGGAFFDVVITGKGAHGARPEDSIDPVLVAGQLISALQSIVSRNVPPADVAVVSVTKMSGGDAYNVIPHSVTIGGTVRCFKSSIMEQIKTLIARTADGIAAAFGARAELDFRLIFAPTVNDLRHAQDYADAAAELVGETHVDRDAQPVMGSEDFGFMLEKVPGAYILAGGGDGAAPHHPLYDYNDETTPYGAALYARIVERGLPRRNTP